The Candidatus Methylacidiphilales bacterium genome segment CGGGGGCGGGACGTGGTCAGGCGCCTCGAACGGGGGGAGAAACTGGCGCTGACCTACAGGGGGAAACGGGTGGCGACCCTGGTGCCCGAATGTTCCGGAAAGAACCGCCCGATTCCCGCTGACGATCCGATCTATCGTTTTGTGGAAAGCGCGGAACCGATGGGCTCCATGACCAACGAACAAATCGATCAGCTCCTCTATGGAAAGCCGTCGGATCTTCGTTGATACCCACGGATTTTACGTCTGGGCCGATACGGCGGACCCAATGCATGAGCGGGCGGCCTCCCTGCTTCGCCCGATTCAACGGAGGTTTATTACAACCGAATGGATTCTTATTGAAACGGTGAACCTTTTTGTTGCCAGGCGCAAGGCGCATTGGGCTGCGGAATTGCTCGATTTTGTCGCCCACACCTCAGCCCTTCAAATCGTTCCTGCGGCATCCGAGCAGTTTCAATCCGCCTGCCGTCTTTGGGAGGCATATCGCGATCATGCATTCCCCTTGACCGACTGCACGTCGTTCGTGGTGATGCGCGAGTTCCGGCTCAAGGATGCCCTGACGGCGGACGGGCATTTTCGCGTGATGGGTTTCAACCCGATGCTTGCCGATTAGGCGGGGCCGGACACAGCCAAGCGGGAGCCTCCATGAAAAAGAGGGTCTCAATCTATTTGTAACACCAACTTGATATGTACGAAACATGGGCTTGATAGAAATGGCCCGTGACTCGATTTAAGAGCTGCGGCAATAAACGGCTAAGGGGTGGGTTTTCGCTTTTGGAAACGATGGGGGTTCTGACGGGCGTTCTCATGCTTGCTTCGGTCTCACTGCCGGCTGTGAACAGCCTGGCCAATCAGACTGCCCGCGTGGGAGCGGCCAATCTCTTGCTGGAAGCCTTCGAGCAGGCGCGGGTGTCTGCGCTGAGCAATGGAACGAACGCCTACATCGGGTTCGCGAATGAAAACCTTTTTCCCGAGCGCGATTCAGAATACCCGTATCGCGCGTTCGTTATTTTTCGCGATAGAAAGGACAGCGACCCTGGCAGTGGGCAGTTTGTTCCTCTCAGCCGCTGGCAATTTTTGCCAAAGAACATTTCATTCAAGCGCGAGCGCTTTTCAATTGTTGGCGCTCCGCCTGCGGGCGTCCCGTATGCCTTGGCGCTCAGCGACATGTCGATTCCCAGACTAAAAACCGGAGACCGGGTGCCGGTTGTGGTCTTTGGCCCAAATGGAAGCATTCAAAATCCGAGCCAGCCCAACGAATTGCGCCTGTTTCTGTATCAAGGCTTCTTTTCAAATGGGCGGGACAATCTTGCATCGCGAAGTACCGGATGGTTTGAACGCGTCACCCTTCAGCGCAGTACCGGGCGGGCGCAACTGGATGTGACAACCACCGAGTAACATGACTCATTCAACCTTGCTTTCTGTAGTGCGACTCCGAAAGGGATTCTGCCTGGTTGAAATTGTCCTGGCACTCGCGGTTCTCGCCTTGGCTCTCACGGGCATTCTGGCTCTTTTCCCGGTGGCGCTCGGCGCCGCGGCAGACAGTGGGAGTGAAACTCATGCCGCCTTGATTGCACAGTCGCTCGTCTCGGAAATCAGGGCCGGGAGAGGGAGTCGGCGCGTTATTTATTCGAACATTCAGACAAGCCCGCGGGAGCCGCTGGGTTCCGGAAAAAATTCAACCATAATGCTGGACTTAAAAAAGTCGGGCGATTGCGACAGGCATTGCCTGGTATTTGACGGCGATGGAGGCCCTGCGGGTGAAATCGGCCCGGAAGCTTATAACAAAGGCGATTCGACCGGTTCATATATTGTGGTGGTTAAGGCTGCCTACAAGCCGCCACCGCAGAACATCACACAGCTTGGTATAAACATCGAATGGCCCGCAGGCGCCAGGGCCAGCTGCCGCAAGAGGCAGGCTTTCGTTACATGGATTGCTCCGGATGTATGAATATGCGACTCCAAGAGGGTGGCGCGGTGATTTATGCACAGATAGGGATGGGCGGGTTGAATCGGAATGAGGGCTTCACACTTGTCGAGTTTCTTGTTTCGACCGCGGCCTTTTGCATCCTAATGCTGCTTTTGCTTTCATTTTTTAACCAGGCGACGTCCGCATGGCAGAACTCGGAGAAAAAAACAGATGCGTTTCGCGAAGCAAGGGCCGCATTCCATTATATCCGGAGCGACCTGCAGAACATTACTGTCACGGAGCAAATACCGCTTTATACCGGATCTCAGGCTGAACTTGTTGCAGTTGGTGGAAATTATGCGGCGCAAAGCAATTCCGACAAAATCTTTTTTCTTTGCAAAGCGCCCCGCGCCGGACAGGTCGTCGGCGGGAACAAAAGCGATCTGTGCGCCACGGGCTATTACGTTGCTTATACACGCTGCGGAATCAGCGGAGGCGCGTACAACCTGCACCGCTATTTCAAAAGCAGTGATGAAACCTGGGGTGCAAATTCGCCTGCGCCGGGAGCCG includes the following:
- a CDS encoding PIN domain-containing protein, producing MESRRIFVDTHGFYVWADTADPMHERAASLLRPIQRRFITTEWILIETVNLFVARRKAHWAAELLDFVAHTSALQIVPAASEQFQSACRLWEAYRDHAFPLTDCTSFVVMREFRLKDALTADGHFRVMGFNPMLAD
- a CDS encoding prepilin-type N-terminal cleavage/methylation domain-containing protein, translating into MRLQEGGAVIYAQIGMGGLNRNEGFTLVEFLVSTAAFCILMLLLLSFFNQATSAWQNSEKKTDAFREARAAFHYIRSDLQNITVTEQIPLYTGSQAELVAVGGNYAAQSNSDKIFFLCKAPRAGQVVGGNKSDLCATGYYVAYTRCGISGGAYNLHRYFKSSDETWGANSPAPGAGLQPYLTNRSNPLFMPAAATRDGDEILARNVTDFIIRPCRSDFSSPSIWPAFERPAFFDVSLRAFNYSTAKKFQGSEDWTRNTMLRMQNSRLFRMRVSTN